The genomic region AAGGTCTTCCGGGACGAAGCGGTAGGAGAGGAGTCGAGTCAATGCTTCTGAAAGCAGGCGCTGTTCCCCGAGGGCAGTGTGGTCCCATGCCGTGACTAAAAACGATACGTCAAACCAAATGGTCGAATCGCGATTCTCCTTCGGAGACGCTCCGCGAACGTCCGAGGTGTCACTACGCGAGAACTCGGCAGACGGCTCGTGCTGACTTTGCCAGAGGTTGTAACAGTAAAGGTTCAGCCTCGGACCGCCGGGGCGATCGATGCTCGGGTGATTGAGATCGATGGATTCGATGTCGATGAGGGAAGTCCCGCCCGCCAGGATTTCTGCCAGAGTCTGAGCAACAGCAGGAATCATCGCTGTGGGTTTTTGGGCTGTACGGGATCTAGATTAGTCAGCGCTACCTCTAGGGTTTATTAGACTTTGGTCGAGACTTTAAAAATTGTGTGTTATTAATTTGGACAAGACAGAGCGGAGGTTACAGTAATACTGTCGAACCGACGGCCAGAAGGTAACGAGCCGAATCGCATCGGCTTCCTTCGAGGTTTTAACGACATTGGCAAATTCGATCGAGGTGCCAGCTTGAGCCTCGTTTGCCAGTTTGTTCCGAGGCACGCCTAGTTAATAAATTTTAAAATGAAACCCTCTTACACCGATTTAGATTTACCCGGATCTACTATCTGTTATTCCCCCCAGGAGAGATTGGGGAAAAATTACACCGTTTTACAAAGAGAACTCAACCAGATTGCCAGTCTCTTGCCCGTTGAGGCCGCCGCAATCCATTATCGAAATGGGGAAGGCTTCGCGCGCGAGTCGATTCGTTATCTTGGCAACGATCGCCCCGACGGTCCCCCCCAATATCGTTCGGCTCTAGAAGGTCGGCTCCCTGGCGGCGATCGCTTGCCTCGCGGTCAGTTGAGCGAATTAAAGGAGCCGCAATTTTATCCCTTTGGGGAGTATGACCCCCGAACGGAACCGATCGCCGATCGCGGGCGATCGCGCCCTCATTCTCCAACGGTTTATTTATATCTTTTTACTCGAACACCTCACGATGATGAGTATTTACTCTTATTAGCCCAGCTACCCCTTTCTGCACAAGAGCAGAACCACTTAGAACAACGCGCTCAATTTCTAGATGATTATTTAACTCTATCCTGGGAAAACAATCAGTTGCACCAGGAAAGGAAAGCGTGCGATCGCGCCCTCCACCGAGGAGAACATCAAATCCGACATTCCCTCGGCACCATTGCTCTTTACCTAGAAAATCTTTGCTTGGGATTGACCGAAGAAGCTTATAAACAACAAGCCACGATCGCCCGTCAAATAGTTACAGATTTAAGCCTTCACTTAACCCATCTGCTGCCTTTAGAACCCCGCGATCGTCGGGAAACTCAACTGTACGATTTGCGCGAAATCTTAGTCGAGCAAATCGACAGATTGCGATCTCACTGGGAAAAAAAACACTTAACGATCGCCTATCCCAACACGACTTTACGGTTAAAAATCGATCGCTGGCAAATTCAACAAGCCATTGAAAACTTACTCGGTAATGCCATTGAATTCAGTCCCGATCGCCAAACCATTACTTGGAACTGGCGCGTCTTTCACAATGAAGTCTTAGTCACCGTAGCCGATCGCGGCTGCGGACTGTCCGCCCAAGACCTCAAACAAATTTTCACGCCCTCTTACTCCCGCCGTCAAGGGGGTACCGGATGGGGTCTAAATATCGCTAAAAGCGCCATCTTAAAACATGGCGGGACAATTTGGGGCGAAAACCTGCCCGAAGGAGGCGCTAGATTTTCCTTTACCTTACCGATTTCTGAGTAGCTGCATCACTTCGGCGATCGCGATTCGGTTTCGCCCACCCGTTCCGAACTCGCCGAATAGAGGTTTCCTTCTATGAGTACCCATCAGTTAATCTCGATTTTGTTGGTCGATGACGACCCAATTTTTCGTCAAGGATTGCGAACTCTTTTAGAATTCTATAGCAATGGAAAATTAAAATTTAACGTCGTCGGCGAAGCGGCTTGTGTCGATCAAGCCCTCAAATTAACCAAAGAACAACATCAATCCTTAGTCTTACTCGACTTAGAACTCCCTCACGAAGACGGGATTTCAGCCTTAATTCGCTTCCGCGAACGGGGTTATTCCGGTAAAATCTTGGTTTTGTCGGCCCATCACGAAGATGAATGGGTATTTCGCGCCATGCAGGCGGGGGCGCGCGGTTACGTCTTTAAAGACCGTTTGGCGAATCAGTTGTGCGAGGCGATTTCCACGGTAATCGACGATCGCATTTACCTCGATCCCGACGTCGCGACCAGTTTTTTTCGGATGTTCCACTTCTACGCCGGACGCTGCTTGCAAGCGGCCCAATCCCTCCACCTGACCGAACGCGAACAAGAAGTTTTACACTGGCTGGTCCAAGGGGCCTCCAACGAGGCGATCGCCCAAAACCTTTACGTGACCGTCGCCACGGTCAAAGCCCATTTAACCTCCATTTTCGAGAAACTCGGGGTCACCAGTCGCACCCAGGCGATCGTTAAAGCCCTCAAACTGGGCTTGGTGTCCGCATGATCGCGATCTCCGATTCTCTCTCCATGTCCTCCCTTCCCCTCCGCAAACTACTCGTCGATACCGACCCCGGCGGCGACGATGCCATAGCCTTACTGTGGTTGCAAAGTCTGGTCCGTCAAGGACTCGCCGAACTGGTCGCCGTCACCACGGCCCAAGGCAACGTCAACGGGTCGCGAACCTTTACCAGCGCCTGTCAACTCCTGCAACTGGGCGGTTGTGCGGGGGTCGAAGTTGCCCGGGCCGTGGCCGATCCCCCTGGGATCCTCCCAGATGCCCGTCACATTCACGGCGCCGACGGGATGGGGGATCTGTCCGCCACCCTGCCTGCGTCCCGCCGGGATTGGCAAACGGCGCCGAGTGCAGACGATACAATTATCGACGCCCTCACTCAGTCGCCGGGGGAGATTACGGTTGTCGGTTTGGCGCCGTTGAGCAATTTGGCGGCGGCGGAGGCAAAACGACCGGGGATTCTCAAATTGGCTAAAGAAGTGGTGTTGATGTTGGGGGCGTTTGAACGCCAGGGCAACGTGACGCCGTTGGCGGAGTTCAATGCGGCGTATGACCCGCAAGCGGCGCAGTCCGTTTTAGAGAGTGGGGCGAATTTGGTGGTGTTGCCCCTCGACGTGACCCAGGAGTTGATTTTCCGACGGCAGACGGCCCGGGAGATGCGATCGCGGGCGCCGGAGAGTGCGATCGCCGTGTTTGTGGATCGCTTGTGCGAGTTCATGACCGAGACGGCGTTGCGTTACCGCGAAACGGCGGGGATCGAGGGCTTTTTAGTTCACGATGCGGTGACGGTCGCCTACTTGTTTTATCCGGAAACACTCAAGTTTCGGCGCGCCGAGGTGCGGATCGAGACGGAAGGGCGTTACAGTGCCGGATATACGTTTATCGACAGGCGACATGGGGCAAAATTGCAGGCGAATGCGTTTGTCGGCTGTGAAGTGAACCGACAACAGTTATTAGCGATTCTCCGGGACGATTTGCAACAACTAATCGCTTAGGGGCTCGGGCGATCGCCCTCAGTTATTCCTCGGTTTCGGTTTCGACGGGTGTAGTTTCTAATTTTTCCAAGCGGGTCAGATCGACATTGAGCTGAATGCCATCTTCCGATTCGCTATTGGGGGAGATTAATTGGATGGGCGATCCCAAACTGTAACTAAATTGTCGTTGGGGGTTTTGATTGGGCAATTCCCAATCAAAATCGGCCAATCCTTTTTCGAGGTCTTCGTTATTTTCTGCGGGTTCGGTTTGGGCTAATACGTGTCTCAAACTGTCGTAAACTTTGGCGGCATCCGGTACGGGAGGTCTTGCGGGATGGGAAGAAGGGCGATCGGCCACTTCCGCCGAGAGGACCCGCGCTCCTAAAAAGGTAACGCTGGTTACGGTTAACAGCAGGGTGAATAATTTAGTCATGCTCTCAACTCCTTCAACTGACCTGGAGGGATAGTCCAGGAAATTGACGAATGGGACGAAGTAGAAAAGTGCGAGCGAGCAATGAGGGTAAAATTTGCTAAAAAGTAGCTGATTTTTTATCGTTTGACTGGGTAGATCGCGATCGCTCTACGCTTAAACTTTTGATGGAAAAATCCATTTTGATTATAACAATAAGCCTTGAAATTGGAATCGGAATTCGGGAAAGTTTACGTAGGCCATCGGGGATCGGGTTCAAAGGTCGTCCGGGAGGGATAAAGACCAGTGCGATCGCGCGAGGCGATCGTGGATCTGGGATTGCCACTGGGCGAGGGTGTCGGGAAAATCCGGTTGTTTTAAGCCGGAACGCCACAAAATGCGGGCATCTTCCCCGGTTTCTTTGTAATAGCCGCGCCGGATTCCCACTTGAGTGAAGCCGAATTGTTGATAGAGGCTCAAGGCGGCTCGATTGGAAAAGCGGACTTCGAGGGTAGCCCATTCCAGTTGGCGTTTCCAGGCGCGATCGAGTAAAGCGTAGAGTAGGGTTTGGCCGAATCCCTGACGGCGATAGTGGGGATCGATCGCCAGTAAGGTGATGTGGGCTTCTTCGAGGATCGACCACAAACAGGCGAGTCCGACCAGGGGAGGCGGTTCCGGACGCTCCGGGGTCGGCGCGGCGCGCAGGACCAATAAATCGCTGTTGGGGCTGTCGAGTTCTCGCGCGTAGCCTTCGAGGGTCCACAGCCCGCCTAAAGCGAGTCGGTCGAGGGCGACCACGGCAGGCAGGAGGTTTTCACAGAGGGGTTGGAGTTCTAAAACAGCCACGAGATCGGCGATCGCGAGAGGGACGATCGTATTTTACGCTTGAGGAGGCGACCGAGGGCGGGGAGGGCGATCGCCGTTGAGGGGGAGAGAAATCGTAGGTTAAACAAAGAAAGCACGAGGCGCAATTGTAAACTGGGAAACGAGAAACAATCATGCTCCTCACCTAACTCAAGACAAGTCATTGAATATGGTCTCAACTTATCCCCGTGCCGTTGACAATTGCGGACGTCAGTATCTACCGGAAGCTCCTTCTACAGGTGAACCCCTTTCTCCGAATCAGTCGTTGCTGCCGTTGAGCGCCCGGGCCAACGAGAGCGATCGCCTGGAAATCGGGGGTTGTGACGTGACGATGCTCGTCGAGCGTTTTGGGTCGCCATTGTACATTCTCGACGAAGAGACATTACGAACCGCCTGCCGTCAGTATCGCGACGCCCTCACCGCTTATTATCCCGGAGAATCCCAGGTGTTGTATGCGTCGAAAGCCTGGAGTTGTTTGGCGATTTGCGCGATCGTCGATCGCGAAGGACTCGGGGTGGACGTAGTGACCGGAGGCGAACTCTACACCGCGATCCGTGCGGGAGTCAGCCCGCAGAAGATTTATTTGCACGGCAACAACAAATCCCGAGACGAACTCAAATTTGCGATCGCCGTCGGCTGCACCATCGTCGCCGACAACTGGCAAGACTTGCACCACCTGGCCGAGTTGACCCGCGACGGGGACGGGAGCCAACCCCAGCGTCTGATGTTGCGGTTTACCCCCGGGATTGAATGTCACACCCACGAGTACATCCGCACCGGACATCTCGACAGCAAGTTCGGCTTCGATCCCGACGATCTCGACGCGGTGTTCGAGTTTGTCAAAGCTCAAGGGAACCTCAAGTGTATCGGCTTGCACGCCCATATCGGCTCCCAGATTTTTGAATTGCAACCCCATCGAGATTTGGCCGGGGTGTTGGTGGATTGGGTGGCCAAAGCGCGCCAGTGCGGCTTACCCGTGGAAGAACTCAACGTCGGTGGCGGCTTGGGAATTCGCTACACCGAAGCCGACGATCCGCCGAGTATTGACGAGTGGGTGAAATTGATTGCAACCAGCGTCGCCGAAGCCTGTCAGGCGCGACAGGTGGCCTTGCCGAAACTGTTGTGCGAACCGGGGCGATCGCTCGTCGGCCCGGCTTGCGTGAGTGCCTATACCGTCGGGGCGATCAAGACGATCCCGCAGATCCGCACCTACGTGTCCGTCGATGGCGGGATGTCCGACAATCCCCGTCCGATTACCTATCAATCGTCCTATCGCGCCGCGATCGCCAATCGGCTCTCCGCCGCCAGCGATCGGACTGTTACCATAGCGGGTAAGCACTGCGAGTCCGGCGATATCTTGATTGGCGAAGCCTTGCTTCCCGAACCTCAACCCGGCGATATTCTCGTGGTCATGGGAACGGGCGCCTACAATTACAGCATGGCCTCGAACTACAATCGGGTAGGCCGTCCGGCAGCCGTTTTAGTCCGCGATGGCGAAGCCAATACGATCTTGCAGCGCGAGACTTACGAAGACTTAATTCGACAAGATCGGCTCCCCGAACGCTTGATGCGCTCCGGCGTGTAACGGCACCAAAGCCGGGGAGGGTTCGCCCTTCCCCACCGACCGGGGGTTGAGGGCGATCGGTTCGGCGTCAACCCCCAGCCTACGGTGTTAACCGCTTACTCTATCGGCGGCTGGATGACCCAGCTAGCTAATCTTCCAATGTAGAAGCGCAAGGTTCATGAGCGAGCACATGGGATATTTGTGGAACCAATTGCCGATCGACCCAAGCTGGATTCAATCCTTGTTGCTTCGCCTCGGGGAAATTTGGAAACAATGGCTCAAAGATCCGATCGATATCATTCTCGTGCTGGCGCTCAGTTATATGGTATTGGCGATCATCGGCGAGCGGCGGACGTTGTGGATGGTGCGCGGGTTTATCCTGTTAATGGTGGCGGCAGCGCTGAGCGCGACTCTAGAGCTCAATTTACTCAAGTTTGTTTTGAATAATTTGGTGATCGGCTCCGCCGTGGCGATGGCGGTGATTTTGCAATCCGAATTTCGTCGGTTTCTCGAACAGTTGGGTAAAGGAGATTTTAAGCTGCTGTTTCAACCGTACCGACAGACGATTCCCAAACCGGACAGCACGATCGATGAAATTGTCGATGCGGTGAAGGAACTTTCGCAAAACCGCACGGGAGCACTGATGATTTTAGAAACGAGCGGGCCGATTGACGAGCGAGATTTTTCCGTTCCCGGGGTTAAATTGAATGCGGAAGTGTCTAAGGAGTTGTTGCAGTCTATCTTTCAAACGTCTACGCTGTTGCATGACGGAGCGCTGTTGATTCGAGCGTCTCGAATTGTGGCGGCAGGGGTGATTTTACCTTTGTCGGAACGGAGCGCTTCGCGGCAACTGGGAACGCGGCACCGAGCGGCGATGGGCATTACCGAACGGGTTGAAAATTGTATATGTGTCGTTGTTTCTGAAGAAACCGGATCGATTTCTTTGGCGGAACGGGGCGTCCTGAATCGACCCCTAACGAGCAGTAAACTCAAAGAACTACTGCAATCTCGATTCTCGCAAACGGTGGAGCGAGAACCCGTTGCACCGGACCTGCGAACGCTCAGTCGCAAACTGGGTACTCGGGGTGCGGCACTGATTTCTCGTTTGCTCCGTCTTCCATCATCGGCTTCCCGAGAGAAAAAATGATTACCAAGCCAACTCCTTTAAAACAGCTACCTCCCGACCTCGACCGAGAGCGACTGCCCAAACATGTAGCCGTAATTATGGATGGCAACGGGCGTTGGGCGCAAAGACGGGGAATGCCTCGGATTATGGGTCATCGTCGGGGAGTGGACGCGCTCAAGGACTTATTGCGTTGCTGTAAGGATTGGGGGATCGAAGCCCTCACCGTTTATGCGTTTTCCAGCGAGAACTGGGGACGTCCCCTCGAAGAGGTCAATTTTTTGATGACGTTGTTCGAGCGGATGTTGCGCCAGGAACTCAAGGAGATGATGGAGGAAAACGTCCAGATTCATTTTGTGGGCAATTTGGAGGCGCTACCGCAGTCGCTACAGGAGGAAATCGAGCGCTCGA from Oxynema aestuarii AP17 harbors:
- a CDS encoding Pvc16 family protein, with the protein product MIPAVAQTLAEILAGGTSLIDIESIDLNHPSIDRPGGPRLNLYCYNLWQSQHEPSAEFSRSDTSDVRGASPKENRDSTIWFDVSFLVTAWDHTALGEQRLLSEALTRLLSYRFVPEDLLEPSLRGHGELQMRICVGGAIDTASLWRALGVPLRPALYVTIAVPAIVEPQSSPGRSLSLTPSP
- a CDS encoding sensor histidine kinase, producing the protein MKPSYTDLDLPGSTICYSPQERLGKNYTVLQRELNQIASLLPVEAAAIHYRNGEGFARESIRYLGNDRPDGPPQYRSALEGRLPGGDRLPRGQLSELKEPQFYPFGEYDPRTEPIADRGRSRPHSPTVYLYLFTRTPHDDEYLLLLAQLPLSAQEQNHLEQRAQFLDDYLTLSWENNQLHQERKACDRALHRGEHQIRHSLGTIALYLENLCLGLTEEAYKQQATIARQIVTDLSLHLTHLLPLEPRDRRETQLYDLREILVEQIDRLRSHWEKKHLTIAYPNTTLRLKIDRWQIQQAIENLLGNAIEFSPDRQTITWNWRVFHNEVLVTVADRGCGLSAQDLKQIFTPSYSRRQGGTGWGLNIAKSAILKHGGTIWGENLPEGGARFSFTLPISE
- a CDS encoding response regulator, whose translation is MSTHQLISILLVDDDPIFRQGLRTLLEFYSNGKLKFNVVGEAACVDQALKLTKEQHQSLVLLDLELPHEDGISALIRFRERGYSGKILVLSAHHEDEWVFRAMQAGARGYVFKDRLANQLCEAISTVIDDRIYLDPDVATSFFRMFHFYAGRCLQAAQSLHLTEREQEVLHWLVQGASNEAIAQNLYVTVATVKAHLTSIFEKLGVTSRTQAIVKALKLGLVSA
- a CDS encoding nucleoside hydrolase, with translation MSSLPLRKLLVDTDPGGDDAIALLWLQSLVRQGLAELVAVTTAQGNVNGSRTFTSACQLLQLGGCAGVEVARAVADPPGILPDARHIHGADGMGDLSATLPASRRDWQTAPSADDTIIDALTQSPGEITVVGLAPLSNLAAAEAKRPGILKLAKEVVLMLGAFERQGNVTPLAEFNAAYDPQAAQSVLESGANLVVLPLDVTQELIFRRQTAREMRSRAPESAIAVFVDRLCEFMTETALRYRETAGIEGFLVHDAVTVAYLFYPETLKFRRAEVRIETEGRYSAGYTFIDRRHGAKLQANAFVGCEVNRQQLLAILRDDLQQLIA
- the rimI gene encoding ribosomal protein S18-alanine N-acetyltransferase; protein product: MAVLELQPLCENLLPAVVALDRLALGGLWTLEGYARELDSPNSDLLVLRAAPTPERPEPPPLVGLACLWSILEEAHITLLAIDPHYRRQGFGQTLLYALLDRAWKRQLEWATLEVRFSNRAALSLYQQFGFTQVGIRRGYYKETGEDARILWRSGLKQPDFPDTLAQWQSQIHDRLARSHWSLSLPDDL
- the lysA gene encoding diaminopimelate decarboxylase — encoded protein: MVSTYPRAVDNCGRQYLPEAPSTGEPLSPNQSLLPLSARANESDRLEIGGCDVTMLVERFGSPLYILDEETLRTACRQYRDALTAYYPGESQVLYASKAWSCLAICAIVDREGLGVDVVTGGELYTAIRAGVSPQKIYLHGNNKSRDELKFAIAVGCTIVADNWQDLHHLAELTRDGDGSQPQRLMLRFTPGIECHTHEYIRTGHLDSKFGFDPDDLDAVFEFVKAQGNLKCIGLHAHIGSQIFELQPHRDLAGVLVDWVAKARQCGLPVEELNVGGGLGIRYTEADDPPSIDEWVKLIATSVAEACQARQVALPKLLCEPGRSLVGPACVSAYTVGAIKTIPQIRTYVSVDGGMSDNPRPITYQSSYRAAIANRLSAASDRTVTIAGKHCESGDILIGEALLPEPQPGDILVVMGTGAYNYSMASNYNRVGRPAAVLVRDGEANTILQRETYEDLIRQDRLPERLMRSGV
- the cdaA gene encoding diadenylate cyclase CdaA, whose protein sequence is MSEHMGYLWNQLPIDPSWIQSLLLRLGEIWKQWLKDPIDIILVLALSYMVLAIIGERRTLWMVRGFILLMVAAALSATLELNLLKFVLNNLVIGSAVAMAVILQSEFRRFLEQLGKGDFKLLFQPYRQTIPKPDSTIDEIVDAVKELSQNRTGALMILETSGPIDERDFSVPGVKLNAEVSKELLQSIFQTSTLLHDGALLIRASRIVAAGVILPLSERSASRQLGTRHRAAMGITERVENCICVVVSEETGSISLAERGVLNRPLTSSKLKELLQSRFSQTVEREPVAPDLRTLSRKLGTRGAALISRLLRLPSSASREKK
- a CDS encoding isoprenyl transferase yields the protein MITKPTPLKQLPPDLDRERLPKHVAVIMDGNGRWAQRRGMPRIMGHRRGVDALKDLLRCCKDWGIEALTVYAFSSENWGRPLEEVNFLMTLFERMLRQELKEMMEENVQIHFVGNLEALPQSLQEEIERSTAATKDNEQIKFTIATNYGGRQEIVQACRAIAEQVRDGRLDPEAIDEAVFERHLYTSHLGDPDLLIRTSGEMRISNFLLWQVAYSEFYITDTLWPDFDRQAFHRALQVYQQRHRRFGKL